The Panthera leo isolate Ple1 chromosome C2, P.leo_Ple1_pat1.1, whole genome shotgun sequence genome window below encodes:
- the CD200R1 gene encoding cell surface glycoprotein CD200 receptor 1 isoform X1, producing the protein MPCTLRTFGLWLLLILTVSLVAETRTLVTPSNGLRPKMSKDNDSAASTNSSLMDRQQNSFILPVEANTSLSEPVDTKAVLSCPPITQKAVLVTIRWEIILRDKPSCTRAYRRDTNETRAINCSDETISWDSRPDWNPALQINPVAITHDGYYRCEVVTTHGHFYHGYHLKVLVPPDVTLFQLENGTIVCRAAAGKPAAQISWTPGGDCHTVEEPLGNDTVTVQSSCRWEDHRVSNVSCSVSHLTGNKSLSVERNSGVQSVVYVRTVYIILPILIILVIVGSFCLWKIRVCRKCKLKKREANSVVEEDEMQPYASYTEKNNPLYDTVSQVKRSDVLQNEADGLCLHTSYITGI; encoded by the exons AAACGAGAACTCTGGTTACACCAAGCAACGGATTAAGGCCAAAAATGAGCAAGGACAATGACAGTGCAG CTTCAACCAACAGTTCACTTATGGACAGACAACAGAATAGTTTCATACTTCCTGTGGAAG ctAACACTTCCCTGTCTGAACCTGTGGATACAAAGGCTGTACTCTCTTGCCCTCCGATCACCCAGAAAGCTGTGCTGGTAACAATAAGATGGGAAATAATCCTCAGAGACAAGCCTTCCTGCACCAGAGCCTACAGGAGAGATACAAATGAGACCAGGGCCATAAACTGTAGTGACGAGACAATATCCTGGGACTCCAGACCTGATTGGAATCCCGCCCTTCAGATCAATCCAGTGGCCATCACTCATGATGGATATTACAGGTGTGAAGTGGTCACAACTCATGGGCATTTCTATCATGGATATCACCTGAAAGTGTTAG TGCCCCCCGACGTGACCCTGTTTCAACTTGAGAATGGAACTATCGTGTGTAGGGCAGCTGCAGGGAAGCCAGCGGCGCAGATCTCCTGGACCCCAGGGGGAGATTGTCACACTGTGGAAGAGCCACTGGGCAACGACACAGTGACCGTCCAGAGTTCGTGCCGCTGGGAGGACCACCGGGTGTCTAATGTGTCCTGCTCTGTGTCCCATCTGACTGGCAACAAGAGTCTGTCCGTTGAGAGGAATTCAG GAGTCCAGTCAGTAGTATACGTCAGAACTGTATATATCATCTTGCCTATTTTGATTATCTTGGTCATTGTGGGATCCTTTTGCCTTTGGAAAATCCGTGTCTGCAG aaaatgcaaattaaaaaaaagagaagctaatTCAGTTGTTGAGGAG GATGAAATGCAGCCCTATGCCAGCTACACAGAGAAGAACAATCCACTTTATGATACTGTGAGCCAGGTGAAGAGGTCTGACGTGTTACAAAATGAAGCTGATGGGCTGTGTCTCCATACTTCATACATTACTGGAATCTAG
- the CD200R1 gene encoding cell surface glycoprotein CD200 receptor 1 isoform X2 has translation MPCTLRTFGLWLLLILTVSLVAASTNSSLMDRQQNSFILPVEANTSLSEPVDTKAVLSCPPITQKAVLVTIRWEIILRDKPSCTRAYRRDTNETRAINCSDETISWDSRPDWNPALQINPVAITHDGYYRCEVVTTHGHFYHGYHLKVLVPPDVTLFQLENGTIVCRAAAGKPAAQISWTPGGDCHTVEEPLGNDTVTVQSSCRWEDHRVSNVSCSVSHLTGNKSLSVERNSGVQSVVYVRTVYIILPILIILVIVGSFCLWKIRVCRKCKLKKREANSVVEEDEMQPYASYTEKNNPLYDTVSQVKRSDVLQNEADGLCLHTSYITGI, from the exons CTTCAACCAACAGTTCACTTATGGACAGACAACAGAATAGTTTCATACTTCCTGTGGAAG ctAACACTTCCCTGTCTGAACCTGTGGATACAAAGGCTGTACTCTCTTGCCCTCCGATCACCCAGAAAGCTGTGCTGGTAACAATAAGATGGGAAATAATCCTCAGAGACAAGCCTTCCTGCACCAGAGCCTACAGGAGAGATACAAATGAGACCAGGGCCATAAACTGTAGTGACGAGACAATATCCTGGGACTCCAGACCTGATTGGAATCCCGCCCTTCAGATCAATCCAGTGGCCATCACTCATGATGGATATTACAGGTGTGAAGTGGTCACAACTCATGGGCATTTCTATCATGGATATCACCTGAAAGTGTTAG TGCCCCCCGACGTGACCCTGTTTCAACTTGAGAATGGAACTATCGTGTGTAGGGCAGCTGCAGGGAAGCCAGCGGCGCAGATCTCCTGGACCCCAGGGGGAGATTGTCACACTGTGGAAGAGCCACTGGGCAACGACACAGTGACCGTCCAGAGTTCGTGCCGCTGGGAGGACCACCGGGTGTCTAATGTGTCCTGCTCTGTGTCCCATCTGACTGGCAACAAGAGTCTGTCCGTTGAGAGGAATTCAG GAGTCCAGTCAGTAGTATACGTCAGAACTGTATATATCATCTTGCCTATTTTGATTATCTTGGTCATTGTGGGATCCTTTTGCCTTTGGAAAATCCGTGTCTGCAG aaaatgcaaattaaaaaaaagagaagctaatTCAGTTGTTGAGGAG GATGAAATGCAGCCCTATGCCAGCTACACAGAGAAGAACAATCCACTTTATGATACTGTGAGCCAGGTGAAGAGGTCTGACGTGTTACAAAATGAAGCTGATGGGCTGTGTCTCCATACTTCATACATTACTGGAATCTAG